The sequence below is a genomic window from Clostridium putrefaciens.
CGCTCTTATACCAGTTTAGGCGCATAGTTGAAAAATGTAAATCAAACGGTGTTGGATAGACGAAATTTTTACAATACTCACTCCTAACTAAACTCATTTCTATTCCTTTGGCTGGTGCATTATCATTCAAAGCAACAATAATATCCATAAATATTTTCTTTTGTAGGTCTGTAATTACATTTTCTACTACAACCAAAATATCTATATCACTTTTCATCGCATTAAAACATCCCATGGCCATAGACCCATGTAGATATATTCCAACCAAATTGTTCTCAAAAATACGACAACTATACTCAACCAATTTATCTAATAACTCTTGACTTTCCATTGTATCATCCTCATAAAATATAAATAATCTTTAGCTCACCATATATAACTAAGGTGACTTAACCTTATTTTTAATTTATACTGATTATGAACTCCTTATGTAAGTTCATAATCAGTATAAAGATATAAACTTCCCTATTTCAATACATTTTGAATCAATTCCATGCCCTATCTCGGTAATCATCTTAAGTAATTCTTCAATAAAACTTTAAGCAAAATAGCTCCTCATCATCTATGATTTTTCCTGTATTTATAAATCCTAGTTTTTCATATATATGTTTACCTATTTCATTTTGTGGATCAGTGGATAAATATATTTCTTTGCAACCATCTAACTTTTTCATTTCATCTATTACTAAATTCATGGCTTTGCTTCCATATCCCCTTCCTTGAAACCTTTTATCAATCATAATCCTACATAATTCAAAATAACTTTCTTCTTCATCAAAACCATACATAGTAAATCCAATTATTTCCCCATCATCTTCTATAGCTTTTTTTGTCCAGCTATTTTCATATTGAGCTTGTACAATAGATAATACATTAGATGCAACAAATTCTTCACATAGTGTAGGCATATCCCCTTTATTAGTAGTTAGAGAAACCACCTTTAACCAATTATCTTTATTAATATCTATTAGTTTCATTTTTTATTTCCTCTCCTATAAAGATTATATATATTATCAAATACTTAATCTAATAAAGTTGTATTCCAAACTAAAACTTCTTATATAAGTATTTTATGTCCGAAATAAGAGTCCATCCCATGGAATTGTAAAAACCTTCTTACCCAGGATTATTAACATTAATAAATAAAAGAATATGGCGATTTAAAGCAACTTCAAATTATGATCATATAATGAAATCATGCAAATATAGATTCCTTTAACGTAATAACCTTTATATCTAAATCAACCTCTGCCTCAATTCCATATGGAATGATACATCTTGGCTGTGCATGACCAAAATTCACATTATACATAATTGGTAAATCTTTATTTTCTATAATCTTATAATAAATTTCTTTATATTCCTCGTAATATTGTTCATCTTGAGGCTTTCCAACAATAATTCCGTTGATGACATCAAATATACCTGTATCTTTTAAAGCAATTAATTCCTTTTCAAATATTTCTGGTTTTGGTTTTTCTTCACAAGTTTCAATAAACAATATTTTATTTTTCCATTCATTTAATGTTGGAAACAACCCATACTTCTCACATATAGCTTTTTCATCGTCATATCGTGTATTGGTTAATATATCATATAAACTTTCAAGACAACCACCCAAAAGTCTTCCATTAAATTTCCCTTTTCCTTGTAGAACTTCATATCCTCTTTCTTCCAAGTGTTCTACTCTGCTTGTTCCTACTGCATCCTTAGAAAAATCTGTACGTTCCTCATACCATACATTACTTGATTCTATGCAATCTTCTTTATGACTTTCAAAATACTTCAAAAATGTCTTTCTTGTATATGGCAACATCTCTTTATCTAATTCAGCTAAATCGCAAAGGAAATTAGGCCCATAAAAAGTACCTATTCCAAGCTTATAAAACATCAAATGATTAATTGTCGTATCTGAAAAGCCTGTAAATAATTTAGGATTATTATGAACAGCCTTAATAAAATCATTATCATCTAATAAATATGGTAATGTTCTATATGTATCATCTCCTCCAATTGCACAGATAATTCCTTTTATGGATGTATCATAAAAAGCATCTTTTAAATCCTGTGCTCTGGATTCTGGATGATTTTTTAAATACTCTATTCCTCTTAATGCGCTTGGCATTACAACAGGTACTAACCCAAACTCTTTTATTCTCTTTAGTCCCAAATCTAATTCATGTTTTGCAAAATCCTCACCAAGCATACCACTCGACATACTTATAACTGCAATTTTATCTCCTTTTACTAATGGTTTTGACTTTTTCATAAATATCACTCCCCATACACCAATTATATAAATAAACTTGCTTCAACCTTTTTTACTAAGGTGACTTAACTTTATTCTTCATGTTTTATGACATAATTTAAAACTACTTCATCAAATAAGTATTTTCCATCCAAGTTATCAGTTACTTTCCGATATATTTACACTATAAGTTAGCTTCATCATGTCTTACAACGCGAACTACACTTACTAAAAATTATACTTATACATCTTCTAAAAAAGTGTTATAAATATAGAAACAAAGATTGAAAGTAATCCAGATAAAGTTAAGAAAGTAGCTGACTTTTTATTCTTACCATACACGTAATATGCATTTGATATATTAAAAAGACCTGCTGCTAGCAATATAGGTGGCATTGCCTCCATATTAACTAGATCAAATAAGCTTAATAAGCCCAAAATTAACAAAATGCATCCTATAATAATAATCAGTGTGATTACTTTTTTCATAAACTCTTTTTTCAATTTATTTCCTCCCATTTTATCATTTTTGATAAACTTTAAATAATATTTATCTTTCATATATCTACTGTTATGATGCAATATATGAAAAATGCGTCTTAAATATTTATTTCATAAGCTTCAAGAATAATGGTAATACTGAAATAAGAGGGATAAATGTAGCTGGAAACCCCTTATACCATTTCTTATTATATATAAAACAAACTATAATCCAATTTATTGTACATCCTAAAAATATTAGACCTGCCCCATATAATATAAAATTAAAATCACTACTTAATTTATATATACCTGAAAGTAGTATTGTATAAAATAAAAAATCTCCTAACCCTTTTGTCGGTATTGGATTATTATTTTTAAATGACTTGCCATATACTATTAATTTTGCCATTGAATTTTTATTCGCCATAACCTTAGCATTTGCGGTTTTTGAACCAGCTTTTGTAAAGCTGATAATATCGACTATTGGTATTCCAATACTGAGTACAATTAAAGTTGATAATGGAATAAACTTTCCAATTAGACTTCCAATAAAAATTATGAATATCATACATAACCAACTATTAATGACTAAATATTCTTTTTTATATGGCTTTCTAATATAAATTATTAAAAATATTAATCCAATAAAAGAAAAGAAAGACATCCAAAATATATTATATGAATTCATAATAATTATGTATGTTATAAACAATGATATTATCATTATGATAATAGAATGTATTATTGATTCAATTAATTTTTCTTTTAAATTTGGCATAAATGTTTACACTTCCTAACATAAATTACTTGTTGCATAATATCCTACAATTCGAACTACACTACATTAGAATTATATCTATAACCTTATCTTCTTTTATTAAACTATTCCCTCTGAATTAAATATTCTTCATAATTTAAGAATAAATGTGAATTAACTCAACTACAAATTGGAATTTATCTAATGACTTCTAATAATTCATCTAGCGTTTTAATCTCAATAAAGTTTTTGTTATTAATATCAGTATCATGTTTACGGTTTATAAAAACTGGGGTAAATCCAAAATTTTTAGCCCCTAGAACATCAGCTTCAAAGTTATCTCCAATAAAGTAAACTTGTTCCATTTCGATGCTAGTATCATACCTTTTAATATCATCAAATACAATTTTAAATAAATCTTTATGTGGCTTCCGCACTTTATAATCCGCACTGAAATGTATATTAACAAAGTATTTTTCCAAATCATATTGGTTAATGATTTTTTTCATTTCATTCTTTTTAAATATGGAATTACTTAATAAATAAACTGGAATTCCTAATAACTTAAGTTGCTCTAATGTAGATATAGTATCATTAAACAATTCAGTAGTATTTATTTCAAGTGCACAATTAAATAAAATTTCTTCTAGTGGACAATTCACTTTAAAGCCATATTTATTTTTAAAATCTAAAAGTTCATCTTCAAATGCCAGTCCTGAATTATCCTCGCTTCTTTTATCATAAAGTTCTTTCCAATATGTAGCTGCATAATCTAGAAATTCAACTTTATCAGTATCTTTTGATAAAACATTTTCATGTAGATAAAACAAACCCGAATTAAAATCAAATTTAATATCATGAAGCAACGTCTCAAATAAATCAAAGACAATTACTCTAACTTTTGCCATAAAACCCCTCCACAAATTAAAATTCATAAATTTATTTTAATAAGTTTAGTTTCGCTTAACTCTACCATTACAATTTAACTTAGCCTTATATTAAACAATAATTATATTCAATTATATCTATTTATTTATCAACAAAAATAACCTATTATGTTGTTCATGTTGTTTATAATATATATCTTTTTTAAAATATATCTCAAAATATTGTTCCAAGATACTACACCATTTTTCTGTTTCTAAATTCCACAAATATAATCCTGTTGTTTCAAGCAATGAATCATTTCCCAAGTCTTTGATATTAAACTTTTTAATCTGTTCTTCAGTCAATACAGGATTTACCTTAAATAAAATTTTACCACCTGGATGAACTATTCTATGAATATTACGTAACACTAACTCTGAATCTTTGGGAATCATATTATCAACTATATTTGATAATATAGCACCATCCATAGTATTTTCTTCTATTTGATTTAAACATTCAAAGCTGCCTTCAATAAACTCAAAGTTTCCCCTTTCAGAAAGTTTTGCTCTTTTTTTTGCAAGTATTATTGCCTCTGTTGAAATATCAATTCCTATATGATGTTTCGTTCCCTTAAGAGCACAATCAAACAAAAGTGCTCCACTACCACAGCCATAATCTATAAGACTATCTGTTCCATTACTCAACCATTTTGAGGCTTCATTCAAATCTTCTTGTCCTAAATCAGCGTTTTCATATTTACTTGGGGTTATCTTTTGAAATACATTATTCCAGAATACTTTTGTACTATTATAATCGTTCATTAACATCTTCTACCTTTCTAACAAAACCATTTTTAACCCAAACATTAAGCTCAGCTTACCATACAAGTAACATGCATTTGATATATTAATTATTTCTAACATATAAAATTCCACTTAACATCACACACATCACTAAAAAAATCCAATTCCTATATATTAAATACGCAATACATCCTAAGCATAGCCAAATTAAGCTAGGTGCTATATTTTTATCTCTCTTACTACCTTTTGCCACTTAACTACCTCCTAAATAAAGCACAGATTCACAGTTCTTCTACATGTCTTAAATTATACTTCTTATATGTTATATTATAACATCATATTCAATATAATGTATAAGCTTAATTGAATTAAAGCATCTTCTTAAAGCCCAAAAATAATGGGGGACAGTTCACAAGTGCTTTACACTTGTGAACTGTCCCCCATTTATTAAGTTAAATCTTGTTTAGCTTAATTTTATTTAAATCTTTTAAATTGT
It includes:
- a CDS encoding class I SAM-dependent methyltransferase; the encoded protein is MNDYNSTKVFWNNVFQKITPSKYENADLGQEDLNEASKWLSNGTDSLIDYGCGSGALLFDCALKGTKHHIGIDISTEAIILAKKRAKLSERGNFEFIEGSFECLNQIEENTMDGAILSNIVDNMIPKDSELVLRNIHRIVHPGGKILFKVNPVLTEEQIKKFNIKDLGNDSLLETTGLYLWNLETEKWCSILEQYFEIYFKKDIYYKQHEQHNRLFLLINK
- a CDS encoding GNAT family N-acetyltransferase — protein: MKLIDINKDNWLKVVSLTTNKGDMPTLCEEFVASNVLSIVQAQYENSWTKKAIEDDGEIIGFTMYGFDEEESYFELCRIMIDKRFQGRGYGSKAMNLVIDEMKKLDGCKEIYLSTDPQNEIGKHIYEKLGFINTGKIIDDEELFCLKFY
- a CDS encoding HAD family hydrolase, coding for MAKVRVIVFDLFETLLHDIKFDFNSGLFYLHENVLSKDTDKVEFLDYAATYWKELYDKRSEDNSGLAFEDELLDFKNKYGFKVNCPLEEILFNCALEINTTELFNDTISTLEQLKLLGIPVYLLSNSIFKKNEMKKIINQYDLEKYFVNIHFSADYKVRKPHKDLFKIVFDDIKRYDTSIEMEQVYFIGDNFEADVLGAKNFGFTPVFINRKHDTDINNKNFIEIKTLDELLEVIR
- a CDS encoding S66 family peptidase, which codes for MKKSKPLVKGDKIAVISMSSGMLGEDFAKHELDLGLKRIKEFGLVPVVMPSALRGIEYLKNHPESRAQDLKDAFYDTSIKGIICAIGGDDTYRTLPYLLDDNDFIKAVHNNPKLFTGFSDTTINHLMFYKLGIGTFYGPNFLCDLAELDKEMLPYTRKTFLKYFESHKEDCIESSNVWYEERTDFSKDAVGTSRVEHLEERGYEVLQGKGKFNGRLLGGCLESLYDILTNTRYDDEKAICEKYGLFPTLNEWKNKILFIETCEEKPKPEIFEKELIALKDTGIFDVINGIIVGKPQDEQYYEEYKEIYYKIIENKDLPIMYNVNFGHAQPRCIIPYGIEAEVDLDIKVITLKESIFA